One Castanea sativa cultivar Marrone di Chiusa Pesio chromosome 4, ASM4071231v1 DNA window includes the following coding sequences:
- the LOC142631606 gene encoding mitochondrial import inner membrane translocase subunit TIM8, with product MDPSQVQSAEFAQFLAQEEQRAKVGEMVIKITNVCWDKCITSTPGSKFSSSESSCLSNCARRYMDMSLLIVKRVQNMQ from the exons atggATCCTTCACAAGTCCAATCCGCTGAATTTGCTCAATTTCTCgct CAAGAAGAGCAAAGAGCCAAGGTTGGCGAGATGGTGATAAAGATCACAAATGTCTGCTGGGACAAATGCATCACTAGTACACCAGGGAGCAAGTTCAGTTCCAGTGAATCTAGTTGCCTTTCAAACTGTGCTCGGCGTTATATGGATATGAGCCTCCTTATTGTGAAACGTGTCCAGAACATGCAGTGA